One stretch of Cryptococcus neoformans var. neoformans B-3501A chromosome 5, whole genome shotgun sequence DNA includes these proteins:
- a CDS encoding hypothetical protein (HMMPfam hit to WD40, WD domain, G-beta repeat, score: 79.9, E(): 6.4e-21), with protein sequence MSSGKRLHNNSKHPGSHLARPSTPATGRWHLVRRLLPRLIASLGLFMGRCTSIFSFRSFARLHRTSYQTIQLHDLSGSPQPPKIFPHPAAVLTACFGSTPNVGFSAGLDKRVRRWDFDTGLVQVLGKHDDAVQSIVWSPQHNVLISASWDSTIKVWDPLSDTPLKSTQPLPARAYNLAYAPSASRLLVSMAHRHVYVYDVAKLAAATEKIPASQERESALKFMTRSVATMADGKGWASGSLEGRIAVEYIDPADQGSKYAFRAHRQNVDGTDCVFPINALAYHPIHNTFASGGSDGFISIWDHNAKKRMKLFPKYPAPISALAFSPDGTKLAIGASYEHDNAVTKPEEQATVMMIDYMGNPMQLHTLYKNDTTLTRLLTPISPIATATTPTTAKPSTVITTLVAPWILHNILLLPPSRLFVIPFQTLWELFPSSCAFSRWRWDRIVRAARLSRLTAIDEFVFRHAACAGSPGGRSGCSTTRTRASIWRRLHIGRTAARLSVGTPVSSAPEEEREAETAAT encoded by the exons ATGTCTTCAGGTAAGCGACTCCACAATAACTCTAAACACCCCGGCTCACACCTAGCCAGACCAAGTACTCCAGCCACCGGTAGATGGCATCTCGTCCGTCGCCTTCTCCCCAGACTCATCGCGTCTCTTGGTCTCTTCATGGGACGGTGTACGTCCATATTCTCTTTCCGTTCTTTCGCTCGCTTACATCGCACATCTTATCAGACAATACAACTCCATGATCTATCAGGATCTCCCCAACCGCCCAAGAT CTTCCCCCACCCTGCAGCTGTTTTGACCGCTTGTTTCGGGTCTACACCCAATGTAGGATTCTCTGCTGGATTGGATAAACGTGTTAGAAG ATGGGATTTCGACACTGGCCTTGTTCAAGTATTGGGCAAGCACGACGATGCTGTTCAGAGTATCGTTTGGTCTCCCCAACACA ATGTGTTGATCTCTGCTTCTTGGGACTCTACCATCAAAGTCTGGGACCC TTTGTCCGACACGCCTCTGAAATCCACCCAGCCTCTTCCCGCCCGAGCTTACAATCTCGCCTACGCCCCTTCTGCATCTCGTCTCCTCGTCTCCATGGCGCACCGACACGTCTATGTCTATGACGTCGCAAAGCTTGCCGCCGCGACTGAAAAAATCCCAGCGAGCCAGGAAAGGGAGAGTGCTTTGAAGTTCATGACAAGGAGTGTTGCCACCATGGCTGATGGGAAAG GCTGGGCGTCTGGCTCTTTGGAGGGCAGGATTGCGGTGGAGTACATTGATCCTGCCGACCAAGGATCAAAGTACGCCTTCCGAGCCCATCGACAGAATGTGGATGGTACGGATTGCGTTTTCCCTATCAACGCTTTAGCTTACCACCCCAT aCACAATACGTTTGCTTCCGGCGGTTCTGACGGTTTCATTTCCATTTGGGACCACAATGCCAAGAAACGAATGAAGCTTTTCCCCAAGTACCCCGCGCCCATCTCTGCGTTGGCGTTTAGTCCCGATGGGACCAAGTTGGCTATCGGGGCAAGTTATGAGCACGACAATGCGGTCACCAAGCCGGAAGAGCAGGCGACGGTGATG ATGATTGATTACATGGGAAACCCTATGCAACTACATACCCTATATAAAAATGATACCACCCTGACCCGTTTACTGACCCCAATCTCCCCAATCgccaccgccaccacccccaccaccgccaaaCCATCCACTGTCATCACCACCCTGGTTGCCCCATGGATCTTGCATAACATCCTCTTGCTCCCACCCAGCAGACTGTTCGTCATACCCTTCCAAACCTTGTGGGAACTGTTCCCATCCTCCTGCGCTTTCTCCCGGTGGCGGTGGGACAGGATCGTTCGGGCTGCCAGGTTGAGCAGGCTGACGGCCATAGATGAGTTCGTCTTCCGTCATGCCGCCTGTGCCGGCAGCCCCGGCGGCCGCTCCGGCTGCAGCACCACCCGCACCCGCGCCTCCATCTGGAGAAGGCTGCACATCGGAAGGACGGCCGCCAGACTGAGCGTCGGCACCCCCGTCTCCTCCGccccagaagaagaacgggAAGCCGAGACCGCCGCTACCTGA
- a CDS encoding hypothetical protein (HMMPfam hit to Scramblase, Scramblase, score: 223.0, E(): 5.3e-64), whose translation MLTRSIATAVPLLRQQERLPRGHVRPTRRPIRQIPFRTGTGTGTGTGTDEHYQSTAAGPQAFHAYEPYDPLSTPIHASGPVDIPPDPSGVLGDSHAAREILGHESLVIVRQLEMLNVFMGFEQANRYAIHSPDGQLVGFLAEQEQGILSTISRQALRTHRPFKSIVMDRHGKPVLWIQRPFAFINSRIFVHSSEDRDSRLVGEAQQQWHPWRRRYNLFQSRESETFRQFAKVDSGFLAWDFWLKDKDDRLLASISRNFRGIGRELFTDTGQYVIRFDAAGTELDLAPGSNINVQGQTLVLPRSSDSGLTLDQRAMTLATAVSIDFDYFSRHSGSGGLGFPFFFWGGGDGGADAQSGGRPSDVQPSPDGGAGAGGAAAGAAAGAAGTGGMTEDELIYGRQPAQPGSPNDPVPPPPGESAGGWEQFPQGLEGYDEQSAGWEQEDVMQDPWGNQGGDDSGWFGGGGGGGGGDWGDWGQ comes from the exons ATGCTTACACGGAGTATAGCTACCGCCGTCCCGCTCTTACGGCAGCAAGAACGGC TACCTCGAGGCCATGTTAGACCGACACGCAGACCCATCCGTCAGATTCCCTTTAGAACCGGAACCGGAACCGGAACCGGAACCGGAACCGATGAACACTACCAGTCGACTGCAGCTGGCCCCCAGGCGTTCCATGCGTATGAACCTTATGATCCCCTCTCAACACCCATCCACGCTTCAGGGCCTGTGGACATTCCTCCCGATCCTAGCGGTGTACTTGGGGATAGCCACGCAGCGAGAGAAATTCTGGGCCATGAGAGTCTGGTGATTGTCAGGCAACTGGAGATGTTGAATGTCTTTATGGGT TTTGAGCAAGCGAACAGATACGCTATACATTCACCGGACGGCCAGCTTGTGGGATT CTTGGCCGAACAAGAGCAAGGTATCCTCTCGACAATTAGCAGGCAAGCTCTTCGGACACACCGCCCGTTTAAGTCTATTGTCATGGACAGGCATGGGAAACCGGTCTTATGG ATCCAAAGACCGTTTGCGTTCATCAACTCTAGGATCTTTGTCCACTCTTCCGAAGATCGGGATAGCAGACTCGTAGGCGAAGCTCAACA ACAATGGCACCCTTGGCGACGACGATATAATTTATTTCAAAG CCGCGAATCCGAGACATTCCGCCAATTTGCAAAAGTCGACAGTGGTTTCCTCGCATGGGATTTTTGGctcaaggacaaggatgaCCGTCTGTTAGCCTCCATCAGTAGAAATTTCCGGGGGATAGGACGTGAACTGTTTACCGACACTG gCCAGTATGTTATTCGATTTGACGCTGCCGGCACCGAACTCGATTTAGCACCCGGATCAAATATCAACGTCCAAGGACAAACATTGGTTCTACCCCGATCATCTGACAGCGGGCTGACTTTGGATCAACGTGCcatg acaCTCGCCACAGCAGTATCAA TTGATTTTGATTACTTTTCAAGACATTCAGGTAGCGGCGGTCTCGGCTTcccgttcttcttctggggCGGAGGAGACGGGGGTGCCGACGCTCAGTCTGGCGGCCGTCCTTCCGATGTGCAGCCTTCTCCAGATGGAGGCGCGGGTGCGGGTGGTGCTGCAGCCGGAGCGGCCGCCGGGGCTGCCGGCACAGGCGGCATGACGGAAGACGAACTCATCTATGGCCGTCAGCCTGCTCAACCTGGCAGCCCGAACGATCCTGTCCCACCGCCACCGGGAGAAAGCGCAGGAGGATGGGAACAGTTCCCACAAGGTTTGGAAGGGTATGACGAACAGTCTGCTGGGTGGGAGCAAGAGGATGTTATGCAAGATCCATGGGGCAACCAGGGTGGTGATGACAGTGGATGGtttggcggtggtgggggtggtggcggtggcGATTGGGGAGATTGGGGTCAGTAA
- a CDS encoding hypothetical protein (HMMPfam hit to 60KD_IMP, 60Kd inner membrane protein, score: 27.3, E(): 5.7e-13) yields the protein MLARSAIQRALRTAARRPAAAAPLPPRRLARSFSATPWRHSQQPVTPPLPLQQPEPAAAATSTPLPPAPADLLPQPPADAGAPTLEDLILHSGKSVQDVLNSEEAVHAAMKLSDLKLIGYDHGILSVTGWFTDGLVALHTELGLPWWAAIAGTTVLIRLCLTRLVVNTQKHSVRLAAVNPQIQELMAEAKVASANKDTHMQTLISQRLRDLMKEHNVNPLRPLLLPLVQMPIFLTFFSIVRGLANLPLPQLKEGGLGWVTDLTAADPYYILPATSLLFTNLVFKFGADGVPTAAKAGSPMTTAHMRNFIQLTTFLSFPLIMYFPSALLFYWTFSTGFTLLQSIILRQPIVKRYLGLPVTKAQALEPGAEPLKSPSYMDTFNAAKEYFQKSVKQASEDSANRAHAEQKAKHASVQRKQQQGAFVERIQEPGPEVSDAQTVKRPEGREAEKQRRIEEARRRRARS from the exons ATGCTCGCCCGCTCCGCCATACAGCGCGCCCTCCGCACCGCCGCCCGCCgccccgccgccgccgcccccctccccccccgCCGCCTCGCGCGCAGCTTCTCCGCCACTCCCTGGAGACACAGCCAGCAGCCGGTAAcgccccccctccccctccagCAGCCagaaccagcagcagcggccaCGTCCACCCCCCTCCCGCCCGCACCCGCCGACCTCCTGCCGCAGCCCCCCGCAGATGCCGGCGCCCCCACCCTCGAAgacctcatcctccactccGGGAAGAGCGTGCAGGACGTCCTCAACTCGGAGGAAGCGGTCCATGCCGCCATGAAACTCTCAGacctcaagctcatcgGCTACGACCACGGCATCCTCAGCGTCACCGGCTGGTTCACAGACGGCCTCGTCGCGCTCCACACCGAGCTCGGCCTTCCCTG GTGGGCCGCCATCGCAGGCACCACCGTCCTCATCCGCCTCTGTCTCACCCGCCTCGTCGTCAACACCCAGAAGCACAGCGTCCGCCTCGCCGCCGTCAACCCGCAGATCCAGGAACTGATGGCCGAGGCCAAGGTCGCGAGCGCCAACAAGGACACCCACATGCAGACGCTCATCAGCCAGCGTCTGCGCGACCTCATGAAGGAGCACAACGTCAACCCGCTCAGGCCCCTGCTGCTTCCCCTCGTCCAGATGCCCATCTTCCTGACCTTTTTCAGCATCGTCCGCGGCCTCGCCAACCTGCCCCTGCCCCAGCTGAAGGAAGGCGGTCTCGGCTGGGTCACCGACCTGACCGCTGCCGACCCGTACTacatccttccagccaCGTCGTTGCTCTTTACCAACTTGGTCTTCAAG TTTGGTGCCGACGGCGTGCCCACCGCCGCCAAGGCTGGTAGCCCGATGACCACCGCCCACATGCGCAACTTTATCCAGCTGACCACCTTTCTCTCATTCCCCCTCATCATGTACTTTCCTTccgccctcctcttctACTGGACCTTTTCCACCGGCTTCACCCTTTTAcaatccatcatcctccgccAACCGATCGTCAAGCGATACCTCGGTTTACCCGTCACCAAAGCCCAGGCGCTCGAACCGGGAGCAGAGCCCCTCAAAAGTCCTTCCTACATGGACACCTTTAACGCCGCGAAAGAATACTTTCAAAAATCTGTCAAGCAGGCTTCTGAAGATTCTGCCAACAGGGCGCATGCCGAGCAAAAGGCAAAGCATGCGAGCGTGCAGaggaagcagcagcagggaGCGTTTGTCGAGAGGATCCAGGAACCTGGTCCCGAGGTCAGCGACGCACAGACCGTCAAGAGGCCCGAGGGACGGGAAGCTGAAAAGCAGAGGAGAATAGAAgaggcgagaagaaggagggctAGGTCATGA
- a CDS encoding hypothetical protein (HMMPfam hit to Oxidored_q6, NADH ubiquinone oxidoreductase, 20 Kd subunit, score: 212.5, E(): 7.8e-61) produces the protein MSPFLPALRSGKHRRPPRRHRSPRRHRSHPPAARPAAFRPALALARPLSSTAVAPRPHTPTSAINSYDHSPSTTLPDTTIAQQKSNQLSLETPRNGAEYVLSTLDKIVNWGRQGSMWPMTFGLACCAVEMMHMAAARYDQDRLGVVFRASPRQSDVMIVAGTLTNKMAPALRKVYDQMPEPRWVISMGSCANGGGYYHYSYSVVRGCDRIVPVDIYVPGCPPTAEALLYGMLQLMRKMRRNRQSVRWYRR, from the exons ATGtcgcccttccttccagcaCTCAGATCAGGTAAGCACCGCCGCCCACCCCGCCGCCACCGCTCACCCCGCCGCCACCGCTCACACCCACCAGCCGCCAGGCCCGCCGCGTTCAGACCCGCACTCGCACTCG CCCGTCCGCTCTCAAGCACCGCCGTCGCCCCCAGGCCCCACACACCCACCTCCGCCATCAACTCGTACGACCACTCGCCCTCCACCACTCTGCCAGACACCACCATCGCCCAGCAAAAGAGCAACCAGTTGAGTCTCGAGACACCTAGAAACGGCGCCGAGTATGTCCTTTCAACGCTCGACAAGATTGTCAACTGGGGTCGCCAAGGGTCCATGTGGCCCATGACCTTTGGTCTCGCCTGCTGCGCCGTCGAAATGAT GCACATGGCTGCCGCCCGATATGATCAAGATCGACTCGGTGTCGTCTTCCGAGCGTCCCCCCGACAGAGTGATGTTATGATTGTAGCAGGTACTTTAACAAACAAGATGGCTCCTGCGTTGAGAAAAG TGTACGACCAAATGCCCGAACCCCGATGGGTCATTTCTATGGGTTCATGCGCCAATGGCGGTGGCTACTACCACTACTCGTACTCGGTCGTGCGAGGCTGTGACCGAATCGTGCCTGTCGACATCTATGTCCCCGGATG TCCTCCCACCGCCGAGGCCCTTCTCTACGGAATGCTCCAATTAATGCGAAAGATGAGGCGTAACAGGCAGAGTGTGCGATGGTACCGAAGGTAG
- a CDS encoding hypothetical protein (HMMPfam hit to Exportin-t, Exportin-t, score: 72.5, E(): 1.1e-18), which translates to MAATSPHLTSIPQAVRVAASIDPSIDPGLKQQAIDYLTKVKQLSEETWQLYLQGAGAPGPSTTGRDGKEKLETDMRMFCLQVVDTVLIQKPEVMGADAVQGMYEAIVEFIQVEYIGGSCEGGQGFLRNKLAFTISQLFLRAFPSHIPTFLHPFFALLSPPTSSPPNLHPQLLTIRLLLEIAQEIHDTTLKTARIMTKERQERDGVVRDVIRSSGDDKTAVQGMLGIIEKGLEQMNSGNSSDKWAEAVDATLKTLSAWIPWIDLGVALNPTTLPFYHRLLHQPILSFRTATAGIYRTLVAKGIQDPSSRLQVLRVLAPVAVIDPLETETRGGKSEEVATFRASLGVVLSAYGVALIGISDNTEVAEQLRNEAEEMMNPALPLLLRFLSDRQYEVPLSVSPFVSDLLRIYKRMYKPPNPSTKAGQAPSPPSTLPQLSPERRQFLASMLDILIRQLAWPEDTEWEAPGNEDELDEDIAAFKNFRGSCRSFIESIAQIDKSLHTEVVARIVIATLDAYASGGGAAAVPWQQAELAMHLVYTFGEVSKNSTRAAFYELPPEMATKAARNKLRAAQGSGRTTPSSSDNVDLGPSSNNDRLEYEQFPLSPLGQLLTRCMTSGISSYPHPSVTLQYFEIIVRYIEFWKAKPETLPGLFEALLDGQGIHNSDEGVRRRCFYLFSKLCKDCRNDTVEGMVSPILDSMRDMMVINAELPPTDTPDEDPLIKATTGKSYVADQLYLFEASGNLVYLTKADPAKQMALLEAVAGPLLSGLGSGVERARVDENDLQAVLQVHHHLMALGHFAKGFPIVPDKLVELLPYTGPFKQMAEALLQAIEILKRRRVVRDAARFAFSQFANAIGTPVAELVPRFVSAVVTEFEPSELVDFLLFLQLLMHRLQGSTFETMDMLLLPLLSRIFTVLQQPVTGTDEAQVHARLKDAYLAFFTSLMNENLDGIFITDRNKPEFENVLTTLFNLTQDYSDGASQRLAFGFFSRSVIAWGTSPEAAARPSVFAESAMASQSKMVSGGGTAQPNAHAVTQEQRAKQCLPGYENFIYQRLLPAAFEVPANSQFNIRGGQLIVHEAAVLVRNTVQARGQEAIDFMLSDLLRRLNCPSDIANQLIASLTTQQAKDFKKTFFDFIKAMRG; encoded by the exons ATGGCCGCCACCTCACCGCACCTCACAAGCATCCCCCAGGCAGTCAGAGTAGCAGCAAGCATAGACCCATCCATAGACCCAGGCCTCAAACAGCAGGCTATCGATTACCTCACAAAAGTCAAGCAGCTGTCTGAAGAGACATGGCAG CTCTATCTCCAGGGGGCAGGCGCTCCCGGGCCATCGACCACAGGCAGAGACGGCAAAGAAAAGCTTGAAACGGACATGAGGATGTTTTGCTTGCAAGTAGTCGATACCGTCTTGATTCAAAA ACCAGAAGTGATGGGTGCAGATGCGGTCCAGGGCATGTACGAGGCCATCGTCGAGTTTATCCAGGTCGAGTACATTGGAGGATCTTGTGAAGGCGGCCAAGGTT TCCTCCGAAATAAACTGGCGTTCACCAtctcccaactcttcctACGCGCATTTCCTTCACATATCCCCAcctttctccatcccttcttcgcccttctttctcctcctacctcttctccccctaatctccatcctcaactCCTCACCATACGTCTACTCCTCGAAATCGCTCAAGAAATCCACGATACGACACTCAAAACGGCACGAATTATGACTAAAGAAAGACAAGAGCGGGATGGTGTGGTTAGAGATGTGATCAGGTCCAGCGGAGACGACAAAACAGCGGTGCAAGGAATGTTGGGAATCATTGAAAAGGGGTTGGAGCAGATGAACAGTGGAAACAGTTCAGATAAATGGGCAGAGGCGGTGGATGCGACTCTGAAAACATTGTCAGCCTGGATCC CTTGGATCGATCTCGGCGTCGCTCTCAATCCCAccactcttcctttttATCACCGACTCCTCCATCAgcccattctttccttccgTACTGCCACAGCAGGTATCTACCGTACACTCGTCGCCAAGGGCATCCAAGATCCTTCCTCCAGACTTCAAGTCCTCCGTGTTCTAGCGCCAGTAGCCGTCATTGATCCGCTAGAGACCGAAACAAGGGGGGGAAAAAGCGAAGAGGTTGCGACATTCAGAGCTTCTCTGGGTGTCGTCCTTTCCGCATACGGCGTCGCCTTGATTGGGATTTCTGATAACACGGAAGTTGCAGAACAGTTGAGGaatgaagcagaggaaatGATGAACCCCGCCTTACCGCTGCTATTGAGGTTCTTGAGCGACAGGCAATACGAAGTGCCCTTGTCCGTCTCGCCCTTTGTTTCAGATCTACTCAGAATC TACAAACGAATGTATAAACCGCCCAACCCGTCAACTAAAGCTGGCCAAGCACCATCCCCTCCATCTACTCTCCCACAATTGTCTCCTGAACGCCGTCAATTCTTAGCATCCATGTTAGATATCCTCATCAGGCAATTAGCATGGCCAGAGGATACCGAGTGGGAGGCGCCAGGCAACGAAGACGAGTTGGACGAGGATATCGCTGCTTTTAAAAATTTCAGAGGT TCCTGCCGATCATTCATCGAATCCATCGCTCAAATTGACAAGTCTCTCCATACGGAAGTCGTCGCAAGAATCGTGATTGCTACGCTAGATGCATATGCATCAGGCGGAGGAGCGGCTGCTGTACCTTGGCAGCAAGCCGAACTTGCTATGCATCTGGTGTACACTTTTGGCGAAGTGTCCAAAA ATTCTACGCGGGCAGCATTCTACGAGCTTCCCCCGGAGATGGCCACCAAAGCCGCTCGAAACAAACTCCGTGCTGCTCAGGGGAGTGGTCGTACtaccccttcctcatccgaCAATGTCGATCTCGGCCCCAGCTCTAATAACGACCGGTTGGAATATGAACAATTCCCCCTTTCGCCCTTGGGGCAGCTTCTTACCCGCTGTATGACGTCGGGTATCTCGAGCTATCCCCATCCGAGTGTGACCCTGCAGTATTTCGAGATTATTGTTCGGTACATTGAGTTTTGGAAAGCCAAGCCGGAAACATTGCCCGGATTGTTTGAGGCACTCTTGGATGGACA GGGGATACATAACTCGGATGAGGGCGTCAGGAGACGATGTTTCTACTTGTTCTCAAAGTTGTGTAAAGATTGTAGGAACGATACTGTAGAAGGCATGGTTTCTCCAATCCTGGACAGCATGCGG GATATGATGGTAATCAACGCCGAACTACCACCTACCGACACACCTGATGAAGACCCTCTTATCAAGGCGACAACCGGCAAATCCTATGTTGCCGATCAATTATACCTCTTTGAAGCATCGGGCAATCTTGTATACTTGACCAAGGCAGATCCTGCCAAACAGATGGCGTTGCTCGAAGCGGTGGCAGGACCGCTTCTCAGCGGTCTAGGTTCAGGTGTAGAGAGAGCGAGGGTGGATGAAAATGATTTGCAAGCGGTGTTGCAAgtgcatcatcatctaaTGGCCTTGGGACATTTTGCAAAAGGTTTCCCTATAGTACCGGACAAGTTGGTAGAGCTGCTTCCCTACACGGGGCCGTTCAAACAGATGGCAGAGGCGCTTTTACAGGCTATAGAAATTCTGAAGAGGCGTCGAGTAGTTCGAGATGCG GCTCGATTTGCATTTTCTCAATTCGCCAACGCTATCGGCACGCCAGTCGCCGAGCTGGTTCCGCGCTTTGTGTCTGCAGTTGTGACAGAGTTTGAACCTTCCGAGTTGGTCGACTTTTTGCTCTTTTTGCAGTTGCTCATGCACCGGCTTCAA GGAAGTACATTCGAAACCATGGACatgctcctccttcccttgcTGTCTCGAATTTTCACTGTGCTTCAACAACCTGTCACTGGCACCGACGAAGCCCAGGTGCACGCTCGTTTGAAGGACGCCTATCTGGCGTTTTTCACGTCTCTTATGAACGAAAACCTTGACGGCATCTTCATTACCGACCGCAACAAACCCGAGTTTGAAAACGTATTGACAACTCTCTTCAACTTGACTCAAGATTACTCTGACGGCGCATCCCAACGACTTGCGTTTGGATTCTTCTCGAGGAGCGTTATCGCTTGGGGTACCAGTCCTGAAGCCGCAGCAAGGCCGTCGGTTTTTGCGGAAAGCGCAATGGCGTCGCAAAGTAAGATGGTATCTGGTGGTGGCACAGCACAGCCAAACGCCCATGCTGTTACTCAAGAGCAAAGGGCGAAACAATGCCTTCCTGGATACGAAAACTTTATCTATCAAAGATTGCTGCCAGCGGCTTTTGAAGTTCCGGCCAACAGTCAATTCAACATCCGTGGAGGACAATTG ATTGTGCACGAAGCTGCCGTGCTGGTTAGAAATACTGTTCAAGCTCGGGGTCAAGAAGCGATCGATTTTATGCTCAGTGATCTCTTACGGAGACTCAATTGCCCCTCAGATATTGCAAATCAGCTGATTGCCAGTTTGACTACTCAACAAGCAAAAGACTTTAAAAAGACGTTCTTTGACTTTATCAAGGCCATGAGAGGGTGA